The following proteins are co-located in the Pseudoalteromonas ulvae UL12 genome:
- a CDS encoding antibiotic biosynthesis monooxygenase family protein — protein sequence MFVVIFRAKPGQQDQQYTEMVAKMRELAFEKYACLDFVAATEGEQEIAISYWPDEASILAWKNDPSHALAQSMGQNKWYQSYRVEVLELKREYTFESTSKVAG from the coding sequence ATGTTTGTAGTTATTTTTAGGGCGAAGCCGGGACAGCAAGATCAGCAGTACACAGAGATGGTTGCGAAAATGAGGGAACTGGCGTTTGAAAAATATGCTTGCCTTGATTTTGTAGCCGCCACAGAAGGTGAGCAGGAAATCGCGATTTCATACTGGCCTGATGAAGCCTCAATACTCGCTTGGAAAAATGATCCATCTCATGCATTAGCGCAATCAATGGGACAAAATAAATGGTATCAGTCATACCGTGTTGAAGTGCTGGAGCTCAAACGTGAGTATACGTTTGAATCTACAAGCAAAGTCGCAGGTTAA